From a single Maritimibacter sp. DP1N21-5 genomic region:
- the clpA gene encoding ATP-dependent Clp protease ATP-binding subunit ClpA codes for MPSFSNTLEQAIHAALAHANERQHELATLEHLLLALIDEPDAARVMKACSVDLEELRQTLLKYIDDELSAFETNIEGSEAVPTAAFQRVIQRAAIHVQSSGRTEVTGANVLVAIFAERESNAAYFLQEQDMTRYDAVNYIAHGVAKDPSYGETRPVSGTPDFEEATNEGADEEAKDSALGKYCVDLNAKARAGDIDPLIGRDQEVERCIQVLCRRRKNNPLLVGDPGVGKTAIAEGLAMKIEAGETPEVLSETTIFSLDMGALLAGTRYRGDFEERLKAVVTELENHPDAVLFIDEIHTVIGAGATSGGAMDASNLLKPALQGGKLRCMGSTTYKEFRQHFEKDRALSRRFQKIDVNEPTVEDTIKILKGLKPYFEDHHHIKYTNDAIKTAVELSSRYINDRKLPDKAIDVIDEAGAAQHLVAASKRRKSIGAKEIEEIIAKIARIPPKSVSKDDQEVLRDLEGALKRVVFGQDNAIDALSSAIKLSRAGLRDPEKPIGNYLFAGPTGVGKTEVARQLADTLGVELLRFDMSEYMEKHAVSRLIGAPPGYVGFDQGGLLTDGVDQHPHCVLLLDEIEKAHPDVYNILLQVMDHGQLTDHNGRTVNFRNVVLIMTSNAGATEQAKEAIGFGRARREGEDTAAIERTFTPEFRNRLDAVIAFAPLGKEVIMQIVEKFVTQLEAQLMDRHVSIELTPKAAAWLGDKGYDDKMGARPLGRVIQEHIKKPLAEELLFGRLVKGGHVKVGVKDGEIDLRIEEPGKPQITSKKKPPLLTAD; via the coding sequence TTGCCCAGTTTTTCCAACACGCTAGAACAGGCCATCCATGCCGCGCTCGCTCATGCCAACGAACGCCAACATGAGCTTGCCACGCTGGAGCACCTGCTCCTCGCCCTGATCGACGAGCCCGACGCGGCCCGTGTGATGAAGGCGTGCAGCGTGGATCTGGAGGAGCTGCGCCAGACGCTCCTCAAGTATATCGACGACGAGCTGTCTGCCTTCGAAACCAATATCGAAGGCTCCGAAGCCGTCCCCACTGCCGCCTTCCAGCGCGTCATCCAGCGCGCCGCGATCCATGTGCAAAGCTCGGGGCGAACCGAAGTGACCGGGGCCAACGTCCTTGTCGCCATCTTCGCCGAGCGTGAATCCAATGCCGCCTACTTCCTGCAGGAGCAGGACATGACCCGTTACGACGCGGTCAACTACATCGCCCATGGCGTGGCCAAAGACCCGTCCTACGGCGAAACTCGCCCTGTCTCCGGCACCCCGGACTTCGAAGAGGCCACCAACGAGGGTGCGGACGAGGAAGCAAAGGACTCGGCCTTGGGCAAGTATTGCGTCGATCTCAACGCAAAGGCACGGGCGGGCGACATCGACCCGCTCATCGGGCGCGACCAGGAGGTCGAACGCTGCATTCAGGTCCTGTGCCGCCGGCGCAAGAACAACCCGCTCCTCGTGGGTGACCCCGGCGTGGGCAAGACCGCCATCGCCGAAGGTCTCGCCATGAAGATCGAGGCAGGTGAAACGCCGGAGGTTCTGTCCGAAACCACCATCTTTTCACTCGATATGGGCGCGCTCCTGGCCGGCACGCGATATCGCGGCGACTTCGAGGAACGGCTGAAGGCGGTCGTGACCGAGCTCGAAAACCACCCCGACGCGGTGCTCTTCATCGACGAAATCCACACCGTCATCGGTGCCGGTGCGACGTCGGGCGGCGCAATGGATGCCTCGAACCTCCTGAAGCCCGCGCTTCAGGGCGGCAAGCTCCGTTGCATGGGCTCGACCACCTACAAGGAATTCCGCCAGCACTTCGAAAAGGACCGCGCGCTGTCGCGTCGCTTCCAGAAGATCGACGTGAACGAACCCACGGTGGAAGACACGATCAAGATCCTCAAGGGCCTCAAGCCCTACTTCGAGGATCACCACCACATCAAATACACCAACGACGCGATCAAGACCGCGGTGGAGCTGTCCAGCCGTTACATCAACGACCGGAAGCTTCCCGACAAGGCCATCGACGTGATCGACGAGGCGGGCGCGGCCCAGCACCTCGTCGCCGCGTCCAAGCGCCGCAAGTCGATCGGGGCCAAGGAGATCGAGGAAATCATCGCCAAGATCGCCCGCATCCCGCCGAAGTCGGTATCCAAGGACGATCAGGAGGTGCTGCGCGACCTCGAAGGGGCACTGAAGCGCGTGGTCTTCGGGCAGGACAACGCCATCGACGCGCTGTCCTCGGCGATCAAGCTCTCGCGGGCCGGTCTGCGGGACCCGGAAAAGCCGATCGGCAACTACCTCTTCGCCGGGCCGACCGGCGTCGGGAAGACCGAAGTGGCGCGGCAACTGGCCGATACGCTGGGCGTGGAACTGCTGCGCTTCGACATGTCGGAATACATGGAGAAACACGCGGTCTCGCGCCTCATCGGTGCCCCGCCCGGCTATGTCGGCTTCGATCAGGGCGGCCTCCTGACCGATGGTGTCGACCAGCATCCGCATTGCGTGCTGCTGCTGGACGAGATCGAAAAGGCGCACCCGGATGTCTACAACATCCTCCTTCAGGTCATGGACCACGGCCAGCTCACCGACCACAACGGTCGCACGGTGAACTTCCGCAACGTGGTGCTCATCATGACCTCGAACGCAGGCGCCACCGAACAGGCGAAAGAGGCCATCGGCTTCGGTCGGGCGCGTCGCGAGGGCGAGGATACCGCCGCCATCGAGCGCACCTTCACGCCGGAGTTCCGCAACCGTCTCGATGCCGTGATCGCTTTCGCCCCACTTGGCAAAGAGGTGATCATGCAGATCGTCGAGAAGTTCGTGACGCAGCTCGAAGCGCAACTCATGGACCGCCACGTTTCCATCGAGCTCACGCCGAAGGCCGCGGCCTGGCTGGGCGACAAGGGCTACGACGACAAGATGGGCGCCCGCCCGCTTGGCCGAGTGATCCAGGAGCACATCAAGAAGCCGCTGGCCGAAGAGCTTCTCTTCGGGCGGTTGGTCAAGGGCGGCCACGTGAAAGTGGGCGTCAAGGATGGCGAGATCGACCTGCGCATCGAAGAGCCGGGCAAACCGCAGATCACATCGAAGAAGAAGCCGCCGCTCCTGACGGCGGACTGA
- the gloB gene encoding hydroxyacylglutathione hydrolase has translation MTLTLVTIPCRADNYAFLVHDEDTGETALFDAPEAAPILAGLDARGWRLTDIFLTHHHGDHIEGVPELLAVHDARVIGAGHDKHRLPDLDLAVAPDEIVNFSNHDVQVLAADGHTIGHVAYYMPDAGAAFTGDSLMALGCGRLFEGTPEQMWETLTTLAALPDETLICSGHEYTASNARFALSVEPQNPDLIARAEATTAMRERGEFTVPSTLSLEKATNPFLRAYLPQMKEAIGQENDSDAEVFAAIRRAKDNF, from the coding sequence ATGACACTGACCCTCGTTACCATCCCCTGCCGCGCCGACAACTACGCCTTTCTCGTCCACGACGAGGACACGGGCGAAACCGCGCTTTTCGATGCACCCGAAGCCGCGCCGATCCTCGCGGGCCTCGACGCACGCGGCTGGCGGCTCACGGACATCTTTCTGACCCACCACCACGGCGACCATATCGAGGGCGTGCCGGAGTTGCTTGCCGTCCACGATGCGCGGGTCATCGGCGCGGGCCACGACAAACACCGCCTGCCCGATCTCGACCTTGCCGTCGCGCCGGACGAGATCGTGAACTTCTCGAACCACGACGTCCAGGTCCTCGCCGCCGACGGCCACACCATCGGACACGTTGCCTACTACATGCCCGACGCGGGTGCCGCATTCACCGGCGACAGCCTCATGGCGCTCGGCTGCGGGCGGCTGTTCGAGGGCACGCCGGAGCAGATGTGGGAGACGCTGACGACCCTCGCCGCCCTGCCCGACGAGACGCTGATCTGTTCCGGTCACGAATATACCGCGTCGAACGCCAGGTTCGCCCTGTCGGTCGAGCCCCAGAACCCGGACCTGATTGCCCGGGCCGAGGCGACGACGGCGATGCGCGAACGCGGCGAATTCACGGTGCCGTCGACACTTTCGCTTGAAAAGGCAACCAATCCCTTCCTTCGTGCGTATCTACCACAGATGAAGGAAGCCATCGGACAGGAAAATGACTCCGATGCCGAGGTTTTCGCCGCTATCCGACGGGCCAAGGACAATTTCTAG
- a CDS encoding methyltransferase domain-containing protein produces MHLDVQDLRNFYYRSALGRAAQRHVRDELLRLWPENVKGQTVVGFGFSVPLLRPFLADARRVIGLMPGPQGVMPWPAGMPNVSVLCEEVLWPIDTGIVDKLVVMHGLETSQNADALLQECYRVLGPGGKAMFIVPNRGGLWSRSDKTPFGYGRPYTAGQLETLLKAHGFAVERHTGALYQPPTHRRFWLKSGQMWERVGKGVPSIVGGVIMVEVSKQVRAQHKGGLGAAVKKPLSVLEGLGAAEPKPQG; encoded by the coding sequence ATGCATCTGGACGTTCAGGACCTTCGCAATTTCTATTACCGTTCGGCCCTGGGCCGCGCCGCGCAGCGCCATGTGCGGGACGAGCTTCTGCGGCTCTGGCCGGAGAACGTGAAAGGGCAGACCGTCGTGGGCTTCGGCTTCTCGGTGCCTCTGCTCCGTCCCTTCCTGGCAGATGCGCGGCGGGTCATCGGGCTCATGCCCGGACCGCAGGGGGTGATGCCCTGGCCTGCGGGGATGCCCAATGTCTCGGTCCTGTGCGAAGAGGTGCTCTGGCCCATCGACACGGGGATCGTGGACAAGCTCGTCGTCATGCACGGGCTCGAGACCTCTCAGAACGCGGATGCGCTCTTGCAGGAGTGTTACCGGGTGCTTGGCCCCGGGGGGAAGGCGATGTTCATCGTGCCCAACCGCGGAGGGCTCTGGTCGCGGTCCGACAAGACGCCCTTCGGCTACGGGCGGCCCTATACCGCCGGACAGCTCGAAACCCTGCTGAAGGCGCATGGCTTCGCCGTGGAACGCCACACGGGCGCGCTCTATCAGCCACCCACGCATCGCCGGTTCTGGCTCAAGTCCGGCCAGATGTGGGAGCGGGTCGGCAAGGGCGTGCCTTCGATCGTCGGTGGCGTGATCATGGTGGAAGTCTCGAAACAGGTGCGCGCCCAACACAAGGGCGGTCTCGGCGCGGCGGTGAAGAAGCCGCTGTCAGTGCTGGAAGGTCTGGGCGCGGCGGAGCCGAAGCCACAGGGTTAG
- the atpA gene encoding F0F1 ATP synthase subunit alpha → MGIQAAEISAILKEQIKNFGQEAQVAEVGRVLSVGDGIARVYGLDNVQAGEMVEFPGGIRGMALNLEADNVGVVIFGSDRDIKEGDTVKRTNSIVDVPVGDGLLGRVVDGLGNPIDGKGPIKSSTRSVADVKAPGIIPRKSVHEPMATGLKAIDAMIPIGRGQRELIIGDRQTGKTAVALDTILNQKSYNEAAGDDESKKLYCIYVAVGQKRSTVAQLVKKLEETGAIEYSIVVAATASDPAPMQYLAPYTATAMGEYFRDNGRHGLMIYDDLSKQAVAYRQMSLLLRRPPGREAYPGDVFYLHSRLLERSAKLNEDFGAGSLTALPIIETQGGDVSAFIPTNVISITDGQIFLETELFYQGIRPAVNTGLSVSRVGSSAQTKAMSSVAGPVKLSLAQYREMAAFAQFGSDLDAATQQLLNRGARLTELMKQPQYSPLTNAEIVCVIFAGTNGFLDKVPVKAVGTFETGLLNHLRTKHADLLADITNNDRKVKDELADKIKAAISEFANGFTA, encoded by the coding sequence ATGGGTATCCAAGCAGCCGAAATCTCTGCGATCCTCAAGGAGCAGATCAAGAACTTTGGCCAAGAGGCTCAAGTTGCAGAAGTGGGCCGCGTGCTCTCCGTCGGTGACGGGATCGCGCGGGTTTATGGCCTCGACAACGTGCAGGCCGGTGAGATGGTCGAATTCCCCGGTGGCATCCGGGGTATGGCGCTGAACCTCGAAGCCGACAACGTCGGTGTGGTTATCTTCGGCTCCGACCGCGACATCAAAGAAGGCGATACCGTCAAGCGCACGAACTCGATCGTGGACGTTCCGGTGGGCGACGGGCTTCTGGGCCGGGTCGTGGACGGCCTTGGCAACCCGATCGACGGCAAGGGCCCGATCAAATCCTCGACCCGTTCGGTCGCGGACGTGAAGGCGCCGGGCATCATCCCGCGCAAATCGGTGCACGAACCCATGGCGACCGGCCTCAAGGCCATCGACGCCATGATCCCGATCGGCCGTGGCCAGCGCGAGCTGATCATCGGCGACCGCCAGACCGGCAAGACCGCCGTGGCGCTCGACACCATCCTGAACCAGAAGAGCTACAACGAAGCCGCTGGCGACGACGAGTCCAAGAAACTCTATTGCATCTACGTCGCCGTGGGTCAGAAGCGCTCGACCGTTGCCCAACTCGTCAAGAAGCTCGAGGAAACCGGCGCCATCGAATACTCGATCGTCGTCGCCGCGACCGCGTCGGACCCGGCTCCGATGCAGTATCTCGCCCCCTATACCGCGACCGCGATGGGCGAATACTTCCGCGACAATGGCCGTCACGGCCTGATGATCTACGATGACCTCTCGAAACAGGCCGTCGCCTACCGCCAGATGTCGCTGCTTCTGCGCCGTCCGCCGGGGCGTGAAGCCTATCCGGGCGACGTGTTCTACCTGCACTCCCGCCTGCTCGAGCGTTCGGCGAAGCTGAACGAAGACTTCGGTGCCGGCTCGCTCACCGCGCTGCCGATCATCGAAACCCAGGGCGGCGACGTGTCGGCGTTCATCCCGACCAACGTGATCTCGATCACCGACGGCCAGATCTTCCTCGAGACGGAACTGTTCTACCAGGGCATCCGCCCGGCCGTGAACACCGGTCTGTCGGTGTCGCGCGTGGGGTCCTCTGCCCAGACCAAGGCGATGTCCTCGGTCGCGGGTCCAGTGAAACTGTCGCTCGCCCAGTACCGCGAGATGGCCGCCTTCGCCCAGTTCGGCTCCGACCTCGACGCGGCCACCCAGCAGCTCCTGAACCGGGGTGCGCGCCTGACCGAGCTCATGAAGCAGCCGCAGTACTCGCCGCTGACCAACGCGGAAATCGTCTGCGTGATCTTCGCGGGCACGAACGGCTTCCTCGACAAGGTTCCGGTGAAAGCCGTCGGCACCTTTGAAACGGGTCTCCTGAACCACCTGCGCACGAAGCATGCCGACCTGCTGGCCGACATCACCAACAACGACCGCAAAGTGAAGGACGAGCTGGCCGACAAGATCAAGGCCGCCATTTCCGAGTTTGCAAACGGCTTCACGGCCTAA
- a CDS encoding F0F1 ATP synthase subunit delta: MSEPASITSGIAQRYASAVFELAKEEKKLAAVESDLDALEAALADSADFKSLISSPVYTRDEQASALSALATKMKLSSQMAGVLGVMSQKRRLFILPALLTALRARIAEDKGEVVADVTSAKALTKAQSDKLAKALKESVGKDVKINATVDESLIGGLIVKVGSKMIDSSIRSRLNALQNSMKEVG; the protein is encoded by the coding sequence GTGTCGGAACCGGCTTCGATTACTTCTGGGATTGCCCAGCGTTACGCCTCGGCGGTTTTTGAACTGGCCAAGGAAGAGAAGAAACTCGCGGCGGTCGAAAGCGACCTCGACGCTCTTGAAGCCGCACTCGCCGACAGCGCCGATTTCAAGTCCCTGATCTCCTCGCCCGTCTATACGCGCGACGAACAGGCATCGGCGCTTTCGGCTCTGGCCACGAAAATGAAACTGTCCTCGCAGATGGCGGGCGTGCTGGGTGTGATGTCGCAAAAGCGCCGTCTGTTCATCCTGCCCGCGCTGCTGACGGCGCTCCGCGCCCGCATCGCCGAGGACAAAGGCGAAGTGGTGGCGGATGTCACCTCGGCCAAGGCGCTGACCAAGGCGCAGTCCGACAAACTCGCCAAGGCGCTCAAGGAGAGCGTCGGCAAGGACGTCAAGATCAACGCGACCGTCGATGAAAGCCTCATCGGTGGTCTTATCGTCAAGGTGGGTTCGAAAATGATCGATAGCTCGATCCGCTCGCGCCTCAACGCACTTCAGAATTCCATGAAAGAGGTCGGGTAA
- a CDS encoding F0F1 ATP synthase subunit gamma has product MPSLKDLKNRIESVKSTRKITKAMQMVAAAKLRRAQEAAEASRPYTERFNAVLGGLAKAAAGSEAAPVLLRGTGSDEVHLLVVMTAERGLCGGFNSTIVKLARTHIEKLKSAGKTVKILTVGKKGREQLRRDYASLFIGHVDLSEVKNVSYTNAQSIAADVLNRFDAGEFDVATIFFNRFENVVTQVPTAQQIIPAKFDDVATESAGADLVYDYEPSEEGVLATLLPSGVATAIFSALLENGASEQGARMSAMDNATRNAGDMIDRLTIEYNRSRQAVITNELIEIISGAEAL; this is encoded by the coding sequence ATGCCAAGTCTTAAGGACCTGAAAAACAGGATCGAAAGCGTCAAGTCGACGCGGAAGATCACCAAGGCCATGCAGATGGTGGCCGCCGCGAAATTGCGGCGGGCACAGGAAGCGGCCGAGGCGTCGCGCCCCTACACGGAACGGTTCAACGCCGTTCTGGGCGGGCTCGCCAAGGCAGCCGCCGGTTCCGAGGCCGCGCCCGTGCTTCTGCGCGGGACGGGTTCGGACGAGGTGCATCTGCTCGTCGTGATGACCGCCGAGCGGGGCCTCTGCGGGGGCTTCAACTCGACGATCGTGAAACTCGCTCGGACCCACATCGAAAAGCTCAAGTCCGCTGGCAAGACCGTGAAGATCCTCACGGTCGGCAAGAAGGGCCGCGAGCAGCTTCGTCGCGACTACGCATCGCTCTTCATCGGGCATGTGGATCTGTCGGAAGTGAAGAACGTGTCCTATACGAATGCGCAATCCATCGCGGCGGACGTCCTGAACCGCTTCGACGCGGGCGAGTTCGACGTGGCGACGATCTTCTTCAACCGCTTCGAGAACGTGGTGACGCAAGTCCCGACCGCGCAACAGATCATCCCAGCCAAGTTCGACGATGTGGCCACGGAAAGCGCTGGTGCAGATCTCGTCTATGACTACGAACCGTCGGAAGAGGGTGTGCTCGCCACGCTGCTGCCGTCGGGCGTGGCCACGGCGATCTTCTCGGCACTGCTCGAGAACGGCGCGTCGGAGCAGGGCGCGCGCATGTCCGCGATGGACAACGCGACCCGAAACGCGGGCGACATGATCGACCGGCTGACCATCGAATACAACCGTTCGCGTCAGGCTGTCATCACCAACGAGCTGATCGAAATCATTTCGGGCGCTGAGGCGCTCTAA
- a CDS encoding gamma-glutamylcyclotransferase, with amino-acid sequence MTDDLWVFGYGSLLWNPGFTHEETVLATLDGYARSFCMRSIHHRGTVEDPGLVLALDAEAGASCAGLAFRVAAHHREATLAYLRERELISSAYLETWLPLTLADGRQVETVVYVIDPDHVQYCHLSLEEQARIIAVAKGGRGPNSDYLFNTADHLTEIGIEDPDLTWLAREVRRLTAGQDLGPGHSLPL; translated from the coding sequence ATGACGGACGATCTTTGGGTATTCGGCTATGGCTCGCTCCTGTGGAATCCGGGTTTCACCCACGAAGAAACCGTGCTTGCCACCCTCGACGGATATGCCCGATCCTTCTGCATGCGCTCGATCCACCATCGCGGCACGGTCGAGGATCCCGGGCTCGTCCTCGCGCTCGATGCCGAAGCTGGCGCCTCCTGCGCCGGGCTCGCCTTTCGCGTGGCCGCCCACCACCGCGAGGCCACCCTCGCCTATCTGCGCGAACGTGAACTCATCTCCTCGGCCTATCTCGAAACCTGGCTGCCGCTCACCCTCGCCGACGGGCGACAGGTCGAGACCGTGGTCTACGTCATCGACCCCGACCACGTGCAATACTGCCACCTTTCGCTCGAAGAACAGGCGCGCATCATCGCCGTCGCCAAAGGCGGGCGCGGTCCGAACAGCGACTATCTCTTCAATACCGCCGACCACCTGACCGAGATCGGCATCGAGGACCCCGACCTGACCTGGCTTGCCCGGGAAGTGCGCCGCCTCACGGCCGGTCAGGACCTTGGTCCGGGACACTCTCTGCCCTTGTGA
- a CDS encoding DUF2125 domain-containing protein gives MRNPMWIPKAIIAVIVLVFVGWGGFWVVASMGAERAFAGWFQDRRDEGWTAEYASLDTAGFPNRLDTTVTELNLFDPETGVGWSAPVLQLLALVYQPTQVIAVLPGEQTYVTPRATHDLTSDDFRASAAVRPELSLPLSRANVVMEGGRIASSLGWETRADLAKLFLRETPEGVANQYDIVLTVEGFEPDAAFLQRARRSGVVENVMEGLEIRSTITFDAPWDRAAIEVRRPQPREIDLTALAASWGELELSMEGRLTVDAQGVPTGKVQVNARNWRDIIALAEASGALPRSMAQVVEQAAGLIARASGDPETLDVALGFANGMVSLGPIPLGPAPVIALP, from the coding sequence ATGCGCAACCCGATGTGGATTCCCAAGGCGATCATTGCCGTGATCGTGCTGGTCTTTGTGGGGTGGGGCGGCTTCTGGGTCGTGGCATCGATGGGGGCCGAACGTGCCTTTGCGGGCTGGTTTCAGGACCGCCGCGACGAAGGATGGACCGCGGAGTATGCGAGCCTCGACACGGCGGGCTTTCCCAACCGTCTTGATACGACGGTCACGGAACTGAACCTCTTCGACCCCGAGACGGGCGTGGGCTGGTCCGCGCCGGTCCTGCAGCTTCTGGCGCTTGTCTATCAGCCGACGCAGGTGATCGCGGTCCTTCCGGGCGAGCAGACCTATGTCACGCCGCGCGCCACGCATGACCTCACCTCGGACGATTTCCGGGCCTCGGCGGCGGTCAGGCCGGAGCTTTCCCTCCCGCTCTCGCGGGCGAATGTGGTGATGGAGGGGGGGCGGATAGCGTCTTCGCTGGGGTGGGAGACGCGGGCCGATCTTGCAAAGCTCTTCCTGCGCGAAACGCCGGAGGGCGTGGCGAACCAATATGACATCGTGCTGACCGTCGAAGGGTTCGAGCCGGATGCCGCCTTCCTTCAGCGCGCGCGCCGGTCGGGGGTGGTGGAAAATGTGATGGAGGGGCTCGAAATCCGCTCCACGATCACCTTCGATGCACCCTGGGACCGGGCCGCGATCGAGGTGCGCCGACCGCAACCGCGCGAGATCGACCTGACCGCCCTGGCCGCCTCCTGGGGTGAATTGGAGCTGTCCATGGAGGGCAGGCTGACGGTCGATGCGCAGGGGGTGCCTACCGGCAAGGTGCAGGTGAACGCCCGGAACTGGCGTGACATCATCGCGCTGGCCGAGGCGTCGGGGGCGCTGCCCCGCTCGATGGCGCAGGTGGTGGAACAGGCCGCGGGGCTGATCGCGCGGGCCTCGGGCGATCCCGAGACGCTCGACGTGGCGCTCGGCTTTGCCAATGGGATGGTCTCGCTCGGGCCGATCCCGCTGGGACCGGCTCCGGTTATCGCATTGCCTTAA
- a CDS encoding biopolymer transporter ExbB — MEQTERGPDRALDRGSEPKFTRPFRQIMTMLVVMALFALGVFFALPKVLPVFLANIYLNAFIGFVFVIGLVACWWQVFQIANSVGWIKRFVGGVETDLTPPRLLAPLAALLRDRRERMQIGASSTRSILDSVAQRIDEERDITRYITNLLIFLGLLGTFFGLATTVPAVVDTIRSLAPAEGEAGVEVFDRLMTGLEAQLGGMGTAFSSSLLGLAGSLVVGLLELFATHGQNRFYRELEEWLSTITRVGFAPGDDSQGEAGVTAYLLHMAEQIDGMRQAIEHSEQGRATTDARLWQMVDAVERLATNIAETRDTAPQLNRIAEGTERLAALIEVQGGEADQATTAETRMRLRSIDVQLLRILEEMAAGRQETMSELRADISALTRTIRQLGGQK; from the coding sequence ATGGAGCAGACGGAGCGCGGGCCGGATCGCGCGTTGGACCGCGGATCGGAACCGAAATTTACCCGCCCGTTCCGCCAGATCATGACGATGCTCGTGGTCATGGCCCTTTTCGCCCTGGGAGTGTTCTTCGCGCTGCCCAAGGTGCTGCCGGTCTTCCTGGCCAATATCTATCTCAATGCCTTCATCGGCTTCGTCTTCGTGATCGGGCTTGTCGCCTGCTGGTGGCAGGTCTTCCAGATCGCCAACTCGGTGGGATGGATCAAGCGCTTCGTGGGCGGGGTGGAAACCGACCTGACGCCGCCGCGTCTGCTTGCGCCGCTGGCCGCGCTCCTGCGTGACCGGCGCGAGAGGATGCAGATCGGCGCGTCCTCCACCCGCTCGATCCTCGATTCCGTCGCCCAGCGGATCGACGAAGAACGCGACATCACGCGCTATATTACCAACCTTTTGATCTTCCTCGGACTTCTCGGGACCTTCTTCGGCCTCGCCACCACCGTCCCGGCGGTCGTGGACACCATTCGGTCCCTCGCCCCGGCTGAAGGCGAGGCCGGCGTCGAGGTCTTCGACCGGCTCATGACCGGGCTCGAGGCACAGCTTGGCGGCATGGGCACGGCCTTCTCCTCGTCGCTCCTCGGTCTGGCCGGTTCACTGGTCGTCGGACTATTGGAGCTTTTCGCGACCCACGGCCAGAACCGCTTCTACCGCGAGCTTGAGGAATGGCTCTCCACCATCACCCGCGTCGGCTTTGCCCCCGGTGACGATAGTCAGGGCGAGGCGGGCGTCACCGCATACCTTCTGCATATGGCCGAACAGATCGATGGGATGCGTCAGGCCATCGAGCATTCCGAACAGGGACGCGCCACCACCGACGCGCGGCTCTGGCAGATGGTCGACGCGGTCGAACGGCTCGCCACCAATATCGCCGAAACCCGCGATACCGCGCCCCAGCTCAACCGCATTGCGGAAGGCACAGAACGGCTTGCCGCGCTGATCGAGGTGCAGGGTGGCGAAGCGGATCAGGCGACGACCGCCGAAACCCGCATGCGCCTGCGTTCGATCGACGTGCAGCTTCTGCGCATCCTTGAGGAAATGGCCGCAGGTCGGCAGGAAACCATGTCCGAACTGCGCGCCGACATCTCGGCGCTGACCCGCACGATCCGGCAACTCGGAGGGCAGAAATAA